A stretch of Carya illinoinensis cultivar Pawnee chromosome 14, C.illinoinensisPawnee_v1, whole genome shotgun sequence DNA encodes these proteins:
- the LOC122293498 gene encoding uncharacterized protein LOC122293498, translated as MISEHDLAMQDCDGDTALHEAITNGNHRMAECLITKNKSLVSVRNTDGLLPLTLAMAIGHQKLARYLYSQTPFEDLKAEQGRDGARLLIGSIYKRDLGNKYYCMFFLYLLTIEWPVINGLINWIHICVYVMIMQDMALDLMERCPRLAFTLSREGRSPLQALAVSTEAFESENRLVFWKRWIYHHCIHISLDRAADQFRLNIQNYQEKTIRSVRADHLWLQLSHDHLLLFHPTYKLTHAYALMFCNFQINYIGFKHLYEMKLVRTQFQELLSRMCEAIPTITRLDKQEDIIAPLIKLAISRGNFEFVCQILKANSSLQWKTRSMFRWAVVHRQHRIFSLAYNLKKRNYLIHTLDNSKNTLLHLAGMLPKYSPIDHIRGAALQMQREVQWFKEVERISLFSTKEYLNKNGLTPNQLFMKEHQNLRKEGEKWMKGTATSCTVVGALIVTIMFTAAFTTPGGNDQDTGLPILVHDKLFKLFIVTDSLSLFSSTTSVLMFLGILTSRYAEEDFLRSLPRKMIIGLSALFFSIATMMIAFSAALLLMLRGKYWIVIPIIGLAGIPIILFVLMQSRLLIDMLVSTYGSGIFDRKMKLSF; from the exons ATGATTTCAGAACATGATTTGGCAATGCAAGATTGTGACGGCGATACAGCTCTACATGAGGCAATTACTAATGGGAATCACCGGATGGCAGAGTGCCTGATTACAAAGAACAAGAGCTTGGTTAGCGTTAGAAATACTGACGGGTTACTTCCACTTACTCTGGCTATGGCCATTGGGCATCAAAAATTGGCTCGTTATCTCTATTCTCAAACTCCATTTGAAGATTTGAAGGCAGAACAAGGTCGCGATGGTGCTAGACTTCTTATCGGCTCTATCTATAAGAGAGATTTAGGTAACAAATATTACTGtatgttttttctttatcttctaACCATTGAGTGGCCGGTGATTAATGGATTAATTAATTGGATacatatatgtgtatatgtGATGATCATGCAAGATATGGCTTTGGATTTAATGGAGCGTTGTCCTCGTTTGGCTTTTACCTTGAGTCGAGAAGGTAGATCCCCTTTGCAGGCACTGGCTGTTTCGACTGAAGCATTCGAGAGTGAAAATCGACTGGTGTTTTGGAAACGATGGATCTATCATCACT GTATACACATTTCATTAGATCGTGCTGCCGATCAATTCCGATTGAACATTCaaaattatcaagaaaaaaCTATCAGATCAG TGCGAGCTGATCATCTATGGCTCCAACTA agtcatgatcatttattattgtttcatcCAACTTATAAATTAACCCACGCGTATGCATTAATGTTTTGTAATTtccaaattaattatataggaTTCAAGCATTTATATGAAATGAAGTTGGTACGAACTCAATTCCAAGAACTTCTGTCTCGTATGTGTGAAGCGATACCAACTATTACACGTCTAGACAAGCAAGAAGACATTATTGCGCCACTAATCAAACTTGCTATCAGTAGAGGGAACTTTGAATTTGTTTGTCAGATACTCAAAGCAAATTCTAGTCTTCAGTGGAAAACAAGGAGCATGTTCCGTTGGGCCGTTGTGCATCGTCAACATAGGATTTTTAGCCTAGCATACAACTTAAAAAAGAGGAATTATCTAATACATACACTAGATAACTCCAAGAATACCTTGTTGCATCTGGCAGGGATGTTACCAAAATATTCTCCTATCGATCACATAAGAGGTGCAGCTTTGCAAATGCAAAGAGAAGTTCAATGGTTTAAG GAGGTGGAACGCATTAGCCTTTTCTCTACTAAggaatatttaaacaaaaacggTTTGACTCCCAACCAATTGTTTATGAAAGAACaccaaaatttgagaaaagaggGAGAAAAATGGATGAAGGGTACTGCAACTTCTTGTACTGTGGTTGGTGCTCTCATCGTTACCATTATGTTCACGGCAGCATTTACCACTCCCGGTGGTAATGACCAAGATACAGGCTTGCCAATCCTTGTGCATGACAAACTATTTAAACTCTTTATAGTAACTGATTCTCTGTCGCTATTTTCTTCCACGACTTCGGTATTAATGTTTTTGGGAATCCTCACATCACGTTATGCAGAAGAAGACTTTCTTAGATCCTTGCCCAGAAAGATGATTATAGGCCTTTCCGCTCTCTTCTTCTCTATTGCAACCATGATGATAGCATTTTCTGCTGCTCTTTTACTTATGTTACGTGGAAAATATTGGATCGTCATTCCTATCATTGGGTTGGCTGGTATTCCAATTATTCTATTTGTATTGATGCAATCTCGCCTTCTTATTGACATGCTTGTTTCAACCTATGGATCAGGCATCTTTGATAGGAAAATGAAGCTTTCGTTTTGA